A DNA window from Hordeum vulgare subsp. vulgare chromosome 1H, MorexV3_pseudomolecules_assembly, whole genome shotgun sequence contains the following coding sequences:
- the LOC123395471 gene encoding uncharacterized protein LOC123395471, with protein sequence MLGGILRLPAPLKRLDIVRNSGLTSLEYLSGGHPPSLRALDLRRCSDLAFLPNEPQVYKSLFFLEITGCPAIKKLPRCQQQQLGSIDYIRLDAQYKVTEFKALKLKTWKEIPRLVRERRQASRS encoded by the exons ATGTTGGGTGGGATTCTCCGTCTGCCTGCACCCCTCAAGAGACTGGACATTGTTCGCAACAGTGGGTTGACATCGCTGGAGTATCTGTCAGGAGGGCACCCCCCATCGCTTCGAGCCCTTGACCTTCGAAGGTGCAGTGACCTGGCATTCCTGCCGAATGAGCCGCAAGTATACAAGTCTCTCTTCTTTCTTGAAATTACAGGCTGTCCTGCTATAAAGAAGCTCCCTAGATGCCAGCAGCAGCAGCTGGGCAGCATCGACTACATACGACTAGATGCCCAGTATAAAG TAACGGAATTCAAAGCATTGAAACTGAAGACATGGAAGGAGATACCGAGGCTAGTCCGTGAGCGGAGGCAGGCCAGCCGGAGTTGA
- the LOC123404747 gene encoding homeobox-leucine zipper protein HDG7-like, with protein sequence MNGEWPQHNSDVHNDLDLFMTSEHSRLFQHDHGDEIYGLLGATSNAGNIDNANNVVVDQGNNIGETHSEQRMMRRRAHYHRLRGEQLQQLEVVFQEFPYPNEKLRKTLGERLGMSAQQVKFWFQNHRTSCKGKRQRREINNLHLENEMLKSERQAIISAMQNSTCLKCRGAMVQSSDISERQRLFIENMKLKEELLLATTHLKDGLHRNGMWSLLTRN encoded by the exons ATGAACGGGGAGTGGCCGCAACACAATAGTGATGTGCACAATGATCTTGACCTTTTCATGACAAGTGAACATAGCCGCCTATTCCAGCACGACCATGGTGATGAGATCTATGGTCTACTTGGAGCCACTTCCAACGCAGGAAATATTGATAATGCCAACAATGTTGTTGTAGACCAAGGAAACAACATTGGAGAGACCCATAGCGagcagagaatgatgagaaggcgTGCCCATTATCACCGTCTCCGCGGAGAACAACTCCAACAACTTGAAGT TGTCTTCCAGGAATTCCCTTATCCAAATGAGAAACTCCGGAAGACCCTTGGCGAGAGGCTTGGCATGAGTGCCCAGCAAGTCAAGTTCTGGTTCCAAAACCATCGCACCTCCTGTAAG GGTAAGAGGCAGAGGCGGGAGATCAACAATCTTCACTTAGAGAACGAGATGCTAAAATCTGAAAGGCAAGCCATCATCTCGGCAATGCAAAATAGCACTTGCCTCAAATGCAGAGGGGCGATGGTACAAAGTTCGGATATCTCAGAGCGCCAGCGCTTGTTCATAGAGAACATGAAGCTCAAGGAAGAACTCTTGCTTGCCACCACCCATCTTAAAGACGGTCTCCACCGAAATGGCATGTGGTCCCTATTGACCCGCAACTAA
- the LOC123404740 gene encoding uncharacterized protein LOC123404740: protein MATPPPPRRRAADATLEHRASLPRLQWSSAALVLRLHRGMQWCPPVLQTTKHAHRRRMFIRPSLPCASPQQPHRRLTALEHRRARWQHCIDASSDAIVVLP, encoded by the coding sequence ATGGCAACGCCGCCACCTCCGCGTCGACGGGCTGCCGACGCTACATTGGAGCACCGCGCATCGCTGCCGCGGCTGCAGTGGAGCTCCGCCGCGCTGGTGTTGCGGCTTCACCGGGGGATGCAATGGTGTCCGCCGGTGCTGCAAACGACGAAGCACGCGCATCGCCGTCGCATGTTCATCCGCCCGTCCCTGCCATGTGCTTCACCACAGCAACCCCATCGGCGTCTCACTGCGTTGGAGCACCGCCGTGCGCGGTGGCAGCACTGCATTGACGCTTCGTCGGACGCCATCGTGGTGCTGCCATGA